The genomic segment CCAGTAAGACACGTACGTTTCGTAGCCCTTCCACGACGTGAGCAGGAGCGAGAAGCCCCAGCCGGCGAACATGCCGATCACTCCGCCCATCGCGCAAAGCACGATCGCCTCGATGAGAAACTGCGACAGAATCTCGCCGTTGGACGCGCCGATGGCCATGCGCAGACCGATCTCGCGCGTCCGCTCGGTCACGCTCACCAGCATGATGTTCATGATGCCGATGCCGCCCACCACCAGCGACACCGACGCGATCATGCCAAGCAGCCAGCCGAACGATTCGCTCGATTCCTCCTTGACTGCGGCCGATTCACTCGTGGCGAAAATGCGAAAATCGTCCGGCTCGTTGTCGCGAATGTTGTGCCGCTGGCGAAGCAGCCGGCGGATCTGATCCTCCGCCACGGCCGGGTCGGCGTCGCGCGCCGCGGCCGCGAGGATCGTGCCCGATATCTCCTCGCCGGCGATCTTGCTGGTAAACGTCGAGAACGGAAAAATGATGATGTCGTCGTTGTCGCGCTGATCGCTCTTGCCCTTGAAGTCCAGCACGCCCACCACGCGGAATCGCCCGTTCTTGACGGTGATCTCCTCCCCCACCGGATTGATCGAACCGAACAACTCGCGCCACGCCGTCTGGCCGATCAGGCAGATCGGGCGCTTCATCAGTTCGTCGGCGTCTTCCATCGACCGGCCGGCGATGACGCCCCATCGACGGATGTCGTGATAGTTCGGGTACACGCCGATCACGTTCGTCTGATAGTTGCTGTAGCTGCTGCGGACCTGGAGCGTGATGCGGTTCGACGGCGTCGCCGCGCGCACGGCCGGGCACTCGCGCATGATCGCGTCGGCGTCGTCCTTGGTCTGGAACTTCTTCTTCTCGACGTCGCCCTTGCGCACCCCGCTTCGCGGGATGCCCCAGTTGCCGATGAACATCCAGTCGTCGCCCATGCGCGCGATCTCCTCCTCCACGCGCATCTTCGTCGCCTGGGCCATCGCCACCAGCGTGATCACCGCCCCCACGCCGATGATGATCCCCAGCATCGACAGGGCCGTTCGCACTTTGTTCTTACCGAGGCTCAATACCGCCTCGGACACCAGCGTGAGGAGATTCATGAAGCGCCTTCCATCCGTTATCGACCGCCGCACTGACGGCCCGTCATTATAGAGCAGCCGCCTCGCCGAATCATCCATGAGGCCATAGCACATCTAAGTAGAGCCGCAGAATGATTCATCGGGTGTGGTACCGGCGTTCCGCCGGTGAATCACAGGCGAGACGCCTGTGCCACACGTGAATGAACATTGCGGCACCACTTAGGCGCGCGCTGGCTTGCATCACGAAATTGGCGTATCTTGAACAGCTTCGGCGGCGCGAGCCGCTTCGCAAACTCGTGAGGTAAGAATCACATGCCATCCAAGAACCCCCCCGCAGCGGAGAACGCACCAGCCGCTCGATTCGCCGTCGCCATGCCACTGTGGCTGGTCGGGTTCGTCGCGCTGGACCTGGCGGTCGTGCTGACCGCCCTGCTCACGGCCGAAAGCCTGATCGGCCTGGGTCTGCCGGGCTGCGGGATCAACAGCGCGTGCGCGGCCGCGGCGGCCAGCGTGTATGGAAAAGTGCCTGGCCTTCAGATGCCGGTGTCGTATGTCGGGCTGGCGTACTTTCTCTCGATGCTGCTGGGCTGGCTGCTGGCGGCGCAGCACGGTGTGACGAAGGGCTATCGCAACGCGGCGCGGCTGGGCGTCGCGGCGTCGATCTTCTTCGTGGCGATGCTGATCCGCGAGGGGCATCTGTGCTGGTATTGCGTCCTGTCCCATGCGGCGAACTTTGTCTTCTGGCTGATGGTGGAGATCACCTCGGCGTCGAAGGTCTCCGTGCGCGGCGTCATGAGCAAGGTCGCGGTCGCGTTCGTCGTGCTGGCGGTCGGCCTGCAAGGCGCGCACACGGTCGTTAAGAAACAAGAGAACCAGAAGCAGGAAGACAAGCTCGCCGAATCCACGGCCGCCATCGCCGCCGCAAGCAAGGAGAAGGCCGCACAGATCGCGCAGTCACCAACGCCGACGCCGACCGAGCCGCCGGCCGCCACGAACGGCAACGCAGCGATGAACTCACCGAACGGCGCACCGGCGCAACCCCCGAAGAAGCCGGACGCCACGCCGCAGCCGCCCGCCGCCAACACGGCATCGGTCCAGCCGAAGGCGGCAGAAAATACACAAAA from the Planctomycetia bacterium genome contains:
- a CDS encoding ABC transporter permease, whose translation is MNLLTLVSEAVLSLGKNKVRTALSMLGIIIGVGAVITLVAMAQATKMRVEEEIARMGDDWMFIGNWGIPRSGVRKGDVEKKKFQTKDDADAIMRECPAVRAATPSNRITLQVRSSYSNYQTNVIGVYPNYHDIRRWGVIAGRSMEDADELMKRPICLIGQTAWRELFGSINPVGEEITVKNGRFRVVGVLDFKGKSDQRDNDDIIIFPFSTFTSKIAGEEISGTILAAAARDADPAVAEDQIRRLLRQRHNIRDNEPDDFRIFATSESAAVKEESSESFGWLLGMIASVSLVVGGIGIMNIMLVSVTERTREIGLRMAIGASNGEILSQFLIEAIVLCAMGGVIGMFAGWGFSLLLTSWKGYETYVSYWIAAIALGFAFATGVFFGFYPAWRASRLDPIEALRYE